The following nucleotide sequence is from Triticum dicoccoides isolate Atlit2015 ecotype Zavitan chromosome 7B, WEW_v2.0, whole genome shotgun sequence.
CAATGTCCTACTATTTATCAATGTCCTACTATTTAGCACGATGCGTTCCCGCTGTCGTCAAACTGCTTCACTGAACCCGGACGCCACTAGTACCCAGCCGATGGCCTGAACAAGAGCACCACTCGAGCCGCCTCGTTTGCTCGCTCTTGCCGGCTGCCGATGCGCTTCTTTGGGTCCGCGTACGTGAACTCACCGCCCCTCCGCCGTCCGTTCGCTCCCGGTCTCCCGGACACGAGCTCCTCTGCCAACTGCCATGCACGCGGCGTAGGCGGCTCGTCCGTGCACGAGGCGCTCGCGCGTGCCGTCTGTTTGATGCATGCGGAGTATACTCTGCACACACATCATCGAACACATGTAGTGCATTCCAGAAAAGAGGAAAAAATAATGGAAAGTCATGCCTGCAAGAGAAGAAATACCAGGGAGATTTTCATAAAAAACCCAGTGCCACGTGTCAGCTCGTGAACGATTTTGTACCAATTTGAACCCGCATCAAGAGTTAAGTGACTATTTTATGTGATTTTTCAAGTTTGTATATGAATTTGTACCCACAATGCAAGTTTATGTATGGTAGATGTAATTAACTCTTTGTCACAAGGGGATTGACAGGGTTTCGAGAGGATTAATCCCGCGGGGCCCAGAAACCTCGCAAAACCCGGTCGGCCATTTGTTACGCGGGGTTTGCATAGCCCATTCCATCCCTCTTTGATCCGCTCCTATCCAGGCAAAAAACACATATTTGACCTGTGGACAAaaacaattcaaaatttgaactgctTTCGAAAAAAATTCACGCTGCTGACCCTttcgtgtggcgcccgacagcAAGGCGCCGCACCCTACAATGCAGCGCCCTTCCCTTAGGTGTCGCACAACCGGCCAGTGTGGCAGCCCGGGGCCAGGCGCGGCCCTACAGACAGCAGTGCAGTGCCTAACCTCTGGGCACCACAcagtgtaatgtgcagcgcctatgaCTTCGGcgccacacttgtaatgtgcaACACCCGACCCTTAGGCATTGCACTGTCTGTTTGCCACTTTGGCTGGCCCCACCCCCTCACCCCACCCACCCCCATCccacacccccaccccacccacaaGGTGAAGCAAAgccccccctctccctccctctcccctctcccaaatccttctcaaatcttgcaaatcctGAGTATTTATCCGTGGATTTTGAAGCCAACCCCTTCCTTAAGGTAATGTCCTCCGATACCCTCTTTTTCattcataggaattgtcacatttgctaaaatcttgctagtttggggaaaccctagttttggcttggatttggaaatttgtgttcaaacatgttatgtttctttgctaatttggtagGGTTAGGTTTCAtactatgctagggttagggttatgtatgtttttatgttggggttagggttagggttatgctattgttagggttgttgttattgttaagtgggggttagggttgtTGTTTCATATCTATGTTAGGGCTTATGTATTTTGTGCAAATACTTGGTTAAGTacttacttgatatatgtgtgtttttgattattgtagggatgggaagaacatgtgtttatgttcatcatgtggataaagaggcctttttgaaaggcaatgttgagccggacccggatgagcttgacatggtgttggagagtagtcctagctatgcggagctcttggaacaagtgaggaaggatttgaattggatggacccaagtgacgttgttgagttcgagggaaggcataatgtttgttttggaatgcacatccatTGGAAGACAATGCAtgtgaactccgagcaacgttgggttgcataagAGGAGACAGTTGacgaatctctagacaaggctcttgagttatttgcctccaagaagattgagtctactttgcatttggacttgaaccggaacccctccgcgttggttgctagcactcccccacccatgaaccaagatcaaatgagttaACTTCATTTCACAcaacaagattggccaacattgagcccgactccaaacaaccaaaatgaagcttttgaagaggagaatgatgagtacgaggaggatgacaacgaagttgatctccaggacaacaatgtgggtgatctcgaccaatatcatgtgcaagagacaatggaccaatccatccctttttcctGTGCATATGCATCagactcggatgacgatggtcccgatgaagaagttgatgaggaggggttcacaccgaaggaggcccaagcattcaagaaggtattcgggcgggatcacaagacaccattgttcaaggatcttagtcaCGCGGATGAAGCCGTTCTGGATGGTGGCAAATGCATATCTCCtggagctaggccaagttctcaccgtgatttggaagaTGGCATGAACGAGATATTTCCCGGTTGTGAGTTTGATTCTTtattggaattgaagatgtggctcgacaactactcggttacgcattatcgtccacaTAGAGTGGCCAACTCGGACGTCAATGTGCGTTACACGGTTAAATGTGAAGTGCCAAGATGTCCATGGATTGTTCGTGGAAGGCCATCCAAATgaggtcccacttggcgcatagtgagttgtctaccaaatcacatgtgccggcacaagaatgcggatggagatcttgtgtaccaacaacacagacaactcCGAGTTCATCGCTTACAGGCTTTCCAACCAAATAcccacacttccaacaatgagcatTAAGAGTGTCATTGAcattgtgaaagccatctttcattacaagatcaaggacggcaaggcatggaaggcgaagcaagccgcattcaagaCATTAAatggcaattgggaggaagcatacaaccgactccctaggttgttgttagctatggccaccacaaacccaggcatggttcatgtggtcgagcctcatgggcaccaaacattgATTCACAACGGGAGGACCGTGCGAGTATTTGGCCatgcattttgggcctttgagcaatgtgtgagggcttttgagcattgtcggcccgtcatcgccattgatggcaaGTTCTTGACCGGACAACACAAGGGCACTATTttggttgcaatagcaagtgatgccaataaccgggtgttgtatttggctttcgctttggttgaggtggagaacaatgataactgggaGTGGTTCGTGCGTCAATTGAGAACAAgggtatcactactagggaaaaccttatacacagaattttaTCAGTAGAGCGGTTTAAAaatgggcgctactgctaattagtagtagcgaggggtataaaaaccgcgctactactaagttgatagtagtagcaaggggtataaacccgcgctgctactaaatggtcTCCAACAATGCCCCCGGGATAGACCATAGTCGTAGCGAGGGGCATAAAaccggcgctactactaagtaagtagtagtagcgcaggtaagacccccgcgctactactaagcgtgTACAACCCAGCTGATCCACACCACCCGCCCCCGTCTGTCTAAAAAAAAACCACGCAGCCCGATCCAGATCcccaacctcctctcctctcccagcccactcgccgccggcctcccttccacctcctctcctccGTCCGTCCGCCCCCATGCCCCCCGCCGCGTGCGCCACGCCGGCGGCCGCGCGCCCGCCACTCCCCGTCTCGCGCCGCTGCCCGCTGCAGCCGAGGGATGGCAGCGCGACGGCCTCCCTGTCCTTGGGCGGCGCCGCCCTTGCCAAATCGAAGGCGAAGGCACCGGCGGCTGCCGCGTTGCCGCCGTCGGTGAGGTCGTATGCTGCCAGGGTTGACGCGGAGagtagggcggcggcggtggcgagggAGAAGGAGGTGTCGCTGGCAGAGGAGTTGGAGAAGGTGCAGGAGTGGCGGGGACGGGTCATGGCAGAGCCGATGCGCCTCATCGAGATGCAGTAGGTATGTCGCAGCCTCTGTTCTGATTCCGTATGAGCCGTTTGACACTCCAGTTTCTGTTCTTCTGGCGCCCGGTTCTGAATCTCAATGGTGATTTAGTTCTAGGTCTTTTCCCCAAATACTAATTCCTGTTCTCGGCTGCTATCCTGCTACATAAAGACTTCGGCAGCCCGCCGGCTGCGAATCGTCGCCGCACGCCAGCCCGCTGCGTCTGCTGCATCTACTGCATTATGAATCAGTTTGAAAAAGAAACTGGAGTGTTTGTTGAGAAATTATTTCTCATGGCAGAGTCCTAATTTTTGTTGGCTTTTGCAGATCTCAATTATAAACTTCAGGTGGATGAAAACCAACCTTTATCTTCACAAGAGCAAGTTAAGCTATCTGTACATTAAGCAACCACAGTTTTTGGTATCAAATCATCAAATAATTTTTGCCATGTGATTATGTAACTTTGCATTTTACCAACTTCATCTAGAACTAGGTTAGCATGACAGTGTGTTGTAATTGGTGAAAGAGATACTCTTTGTTGTACGAACCGACGCCGTAGTACGGTTCGTCCTCTGTCTCCCCCGCTACTCGGTGGTCTCCGCGTCTGTGATGCGTCTCCTCGATTTGGCGCCATCTGTGGCTGCGGGGTGGTGGCGATCTACGATTCGGCACGCGGCGGGGTCATCTGGGGGCTGTTCGTGTTTAGGTCTGGATTTGCCTGGCAAAATTTTGAGAGCTCGTCGGCTCGATTATAATTGGACCGGCGTTTCGCCTGAGACTAGTTCATCTTAGTTTATCACAAACTACCCTTAGAAGTGTTCTCTGATGCCATCTTCTGGTGAAAATTTCCATGCTGTTCCCTGTATTGAGTTAGGCAATTCATGCTCATCGGGTTGCTGATCTGCACCGAGCCACCGAGATGCCATGCCGTCTCTAGATTTGAAACTTATGGCGATTGCTGATCCTGTTGACTTAGGGTTCGGTGCTCTTCAGGAGCTCTGTTAAGTCTTGTTGACGGTCCTGTTTCTCTTGCACAATTTTTTGTCTAATATTTACATGTTTGCAGTTGCAGGACTTCGTGTGCTCTTCTTCACCAGTGCCGTTCCTTTGAGATGAATGACCTTAAGAGTACGTACCTGGCACAATTCTTGTCAACTTGTCTTGTATGTTTCATTTATCTGGAACAATAATAACTTGCGCTAGGCACTAGAAGTTGAACTGGTCTAGGTTTGCTTATCCCAATCGGCTATGATACATCAGAGGTTTATTATGTTTGTTTCTACAACTGTGTAGGTACGATATTAGATTGTGCAATACCATGACCCTACCCTGGCAGTTTAGCACCATATAGCTATTTGCTATTGAGCTGGACCAGTATATGCGTTCTTATATAACTTCTTTGCATTTTTCACTACTAGGAAATAGCTTATAGCTTCAATTGTGCATTACGGCTTAAATAGGAATCTCTAGAAAAAAATGTGGCACATTGGCATCTACATGTACCGCATTTTTTTTCGTGCCATTCTTCTGAAGAATCTGAAGTTTTTGAACCTTTGTTTGTAATGGTGCAGGGTTCTGGTAGCGACGATGACGGTCGTCGAGAGGTTCGTGGACTGGACGGTGTCGTGGCTGCCGATGTACAGAGAAGCGAAGCTGCTGCTCTTTCTCTACCTCTGTCACCCCAGCATACGGGTAAGCAGTCGACCAGACACCGCGAGCCCGAGAGATGATCAACATTCAGATATACTTGATTCGATATGTGGCCAATTCTGAATCTGAATCTTAATGATGTTTGGGTTTCAGAGTGCGGGGAGCGGGGCACGTGTACGATGGCTTCCTTCGTCCGCTGGTGGCGAGGCACAAGGACGACATCGACCGGTCTAGTTGGAGCTGAGGGCTATCCAATGTGTTTCGTCGCAGCTACAGGCTGCGAGATCAGGCCGGGCAGGCGCCACACATTGACGAGTGGTCCAATTTTTGGATCGGGCCATAACAACTTACGTAGGTAGTTGCTTATGTAACTGTGCGATAGAATGGAATTATACATGAGTCGTTGCTACAAGGAGGAACATAGTTGCTTATGTAACTGTGCGATAGAATGAAATTATACATGAGTTGCTGCTGCAACGAGGAACTGGAGAAGACACGACAACTGTGTGATAGAATTAATTTggttgattttattttattttaattccTAATAAGTTAGTAGTGGCGTGGGGATAATATGGCgcgctactagtatttaggatactagtagcgttgggactatagacacgctactactatttcattagtagtagcgcgattcataatagcagtagcgcggattGAACCCTCGCTgctactaacaaagttagtagtagcgcgg
It contains:
- the LOC119340043 gene encoding uncharacterized protein LOC119340043, with amino-acid sequence MTLRGSGSDDDGRREVRGLDGVVAADVQRSEAAALSLPLSPQHTECGERGTCTMASFVRWWRGTRTTSTGLVGAEGYPMCFVAATGCEIRPGRRHTLTSGPIFGSGHNNLRR